The proteins below are encoded in one region of Gemmatimonadota bacterium:
- the aroC gene encoding chorismate synthase, which translates to MSFTYRTAGESHGRALVTVVEGVPAGLAVDATRDLDPELARRQGGYGRGARMKIERDRIEVLSGIRLGETVGAPIALLLRNRDWENWRTAMASEAPGADADPSELRRVHLPRPGHADLVGVLKYEREDARDVLERSSARETAMRVAAGAIAKRLLADLGVSVGSHVVSLGGVDVAAPAEWPDDINAASDASAVRVLDPEAEARIIEAIDSAAAEGDTLGGVFEVVVRGLPVGLGSYVAADRRLDGRLAGALMSIQAMKGVEIGMGFSAARMKGSAVHDAIEAAPEARRTGGYRRLGNNAGGLEGGVTTGEPIVARVAMKPLSTLMKPLRSLDIRTNRGADAIRERSDVVALAAAGVVGEAVAAAVLADAMLEKFGGDSMPETRRNLEGYLDQLERRAAGLRAAAEADPEGGRGYESGMDPGAQG; encoded by the coding sequence ATGAGTTTCACGTACAGGACAGCCGGGGAGTCGCACGGGCGAGCCCTGGTTACGGTTGTCGAGGGCGTCCCCGCCGGACTGGCGGTCGACGCGACGCGCGACCTAGACCCCGAACTCGCGCGGCGTCAGGGCGGGTACGGGCGGGGAGCGCGCATGAAGATCGAGCGGGACCGGATCGAGGTGCTGTCCGGGATCCGGCTCGGCGAGACCGTGGGCGCCCCCATCGCGCTCCTGCTCCGGAATCGCGACTGGGAGAACTGGCGCACCGCCATGGCCTCGGAGGCCCCGGGTGCGGACGCGGACCCCTCGGAGCTGCGCCGCGTTCACCTGCCGCGGCCGGGCCACGCGGACCTCGTGGGGGTGCTCAAGTACGAGCGCGAAGACGCGCGCGACGTGCTGGAGCGCTCCTCGGCTCGAGAGACCGCGATGCGCGTCGCGGCCGGAGCGATCGCCAAGCGGCTGCTCGCGGACCTGGGCGTATCGGTAGGCAGCCACGTGGTGTCGCTAGGCGGCGTGGACGTAGCCGCCCCGGCCGAATGGCCGGACGACATCAACGCCGCCAGCGACGCGTCCGCCGTGCGCGTTCTCGATCCGGAGGCCGAGGCCCGTATCATCGAGGCCATCGACTCGGCGGCGGCGGAAGGCGATACCCTCGGGGGCGTGTTCGAGGTGGTGGTGCGCGGCTTGCCGGTCGGTCTCGGTAGCTACGTGGCCGCGGACCGGCGCCTGGACGGTCGGCTGGCGGGTGCGCTGATGTCCATCCAGGCGATGAAGGGTGTCGAGATCGGCATGGGCTTTTCCGCCGCGCGGATGAAGGGGTCCGCCGTGCACGACGCCATCGAGGCGGCGCCGGAGGCCCGGCGGACGGGCGGATACCGGCGCCTGGGCAACAACGCCGGCGGCCTGGAGGGCGGCGTCACGACCGGGGAGCCGATCGTCGCTCGCGTCGCGATGAAGCCGCTGTCCACGTTGATGAAGCCCCTGCGGAGCCTCGATATTCGCACGAACCGTGGCGCGGATGCGATACGCGAGCGCAGCGACGTGGTGGCCCTCGCGGCCGCCGGGGTGGTGGGGGAGGCGGTGGCCGCCGCGGTGTTGGCAGACGCCATGCTGGAGAAGTTCGGCGGGGACTCCATGCCGGAGACGCGGCGGAACCTTGAGGGGTATCTGGATCAGCTGGAACGACGCGCAGCGGGCCTGCGCGCCGCCGCCGAGGCGGACCCTGAGGGTGGAAGGGGATACGAGTCGGGCATGGACCCCGGCGCTCAGGGGTGA
- a CDS encoding shikimate kinase, with amino-acid sequence MNEPRRPESVDRTGRAAVRRVLLVGFMAAGKSAVGERLAERLGWDFVDVDGEIAAGEGRSVAQIFARDGEDGFRMLEAEATRRALRRDGVVIATGGGWPAADPAAWRALPQGTMSVWLVVSVAEALRRADAEGSERRPLLARTDARAAAAELLEARSGAYRVATLHVDTEGRSVEELVDQITVAVAPPREPSGHRDGGTNGS; translated from the coding sequence GTGAACGAACCCCGGCGGCCGGAGAGCGTCGACCGTACCGGCCGCGCGGCCGTTCGGCGGGTGCTGCTGGTGGGTTTCATGGCGGCCGGAAAATCGGCCGTCGGGGAGCGGTTGGCGGAGCGGCTGGGCTGGGACTTTGTGGACGTGGACGGCGAGATCGCCGCCGGAGAAGGTCGCTCCGTCGCGCAGATCTTCGCCCGGGACGGCGAGGACGGATTTCGGATGCTGGAGGCGGAAGCCACGAGGCGTGCACTGCGCCGAGACGGCGTGGTGATCGCCACGGGCGGCGGCTGGCCCGCGGCTGACCCTGCCGCTTGGCGCGCCCTGCCGCAGGGCACCATGAGCGTGTGGCTGGTGGTTTCGGTTGCCGAGGCCCTGCGGAGGGCCGACGCGGAGGGATCCGAGCGCCGACCTCTTCTGGCGCGGACCGACGCCCGAGCGGCGGCAGCGGAGCTGCTGGAGGCACGCTCCGGGGCGTATCGGGTGGCGACGCTCCACGTCGACACCGAGGGCAGGAGCGTTGAGGAGCTGGTCGACCAGATCACGGTCGCCGTGGCGCCACCGCGGGAGCCGAGCGGTCACCGCGACGGGGGAACCAACGGCTCCTAA
- the topA gene encoding type I DNA topoisomerase, translating into MSKAATKLVVVESPAKARTIGRYLGDAYDVKASVGHIRDLPQRELGVDVDDGFEPKYVTIRGKGRVIQDLKRAAQSADEIILATDPDREGEAIAYHVAEQLGWGTSDSRSFRRARIFEITKDAVGQALEDSGQLDMRKVDAQQARRILDRLVGYQVSPLLWKPIRPGLSAGRVQTVALRLIAEREKEIRAFVAEEYWSITARLSAHGEAFEAKLHHVDGETFRIADQAGADGVLGAIAGLPFEVAEIRRRERRKNPPAPFTTSTLQQEAAKRLGFSARKTMRTAQSLYEGVELGAEGAVGLITYMRTDSTRVSAAAAESARGWVRSSIGKEYVPAKPRVWGGKQQKGAQEAHEAIRPTGPARHPDQVRRHLSKDQTRLYELIWLRFVAAQMEPAVFDTTSVDFPLPAADGKTYLFRANGSVMKFDGFTRLYREAREEGDHQALDDLDPLPALHEGEVCDLRELVPAQHFTQPPPRYSEASLVKQLEKLGIGRPSTYASILSTIRDRGYAEMEKRRFHPTALGETVADVLVELFPRLFAVDFTSRLEAELDRIEDGELDWRGVLGEFYGPFAQALQSGEVRAEDVVREVVAGDAKDCEVCGREMVVRWNRFGRFLGCSGYPDCSHTESLDGERSEPQPTGEQCPECGSDLVERQGRMGAFIGCSNYPTCKYTKPRTIPGLTCPKCGEGDVAEKRTRRGKSFWGCARYPECDWSTWDKPVPGPCTVCGHALVNEKTTKAKGTFIHCPQCKSEMDPAQFEAERAEAATAEG; encoded by the coding sequence ATGTCGAAAGCAGCTACGAAGCTGGTGGTGGTCGAATCCCCGGCCAAGGCGCGGACCATAGGCCGCTACCTGGGGGATGCCTACGACGTGAAGGCATCGGTGGGGCACATTCGCGATCTCCCGCAGCGCGAACTGGGCGTGGACGTGGACGACGGCTTCGAGCCCAAGTACGTGACCATTCGCGGGAAGGGTAGGGTCATACAGGATCTGAAGCGCGCGGCGCAGTCGGCCGACGAGATCATCCTGGCGACCGACCCGGACCGCGAAGGTGAAGCGATCGCCTACCACGTCGCGGAGCAACTCGGCTGGGGGACCAGCGACAGCCGGAGCTTCCGGCGTGCGCGCATCTTCGAGATCACCAAGGACGCCGTAGGGCAGGCGCTCGAGGACAGCGGCCAGCTCGACATGCGCAAGGTGGACGCGCAGCAGGCGCGGCGCATTCTGGATCGGTTGGTCGGCTACCAGGTCAGCCCGCTGCTGTGGAAGCCCATTCGCCCGGGGTTGTCGGCCGGACGCGTGCAGACGGTGGCGCTACGGCTGATCGCGGAACGGGAGAAGGAAATCCGCGCGTTCGTCGCCGAGGAGTACTGGAGCATAACGGCTCGGCTGTCGGCGCACGGCGAGGCATTCGAGGCCAAGCTCCACCACGTCGACGGGGAGACGTTCCGGATCGCCGACCAGGCGGGAGCGGACGGCGTCCTGGGTGCCATCGCCGGGCTGCCTTTCGAGGTGGCGGAGATTCGGCGGCGCGAGCGGCGCAAGAACCCTCCGGCGCCGTTCACGACCTCCACGCTCCAACAGGAGGCCGCCAAACGCCTCGGTTTTTCGGCCCGCAAGACGATGCGGACGGCGCAGTCGCTCTACGAGGGGGTGGAGTTGGGCGCGGAAGGCGCCGTGGGGCTCATTACCTACATGCGCACGGACTCTACTCGCGTGTCCGCGGCGGCCGCCGAGTCCGCGCGGGGCTGGGTCCGGTCCTCCATCGGCAAGGAGTACGTGCCCGCCAAGCCACGGGTGTGGGGCGGCAAGCAGCAGAAGGGGGCGCAGGAGGCGCACGAAGCCATTCGGCCGACCGGTCCGGCGCGCCATCCCGACCAGGTGCGGCGTCACCTGAGCAAGGACCAGACGCGACTCTACGAGCTCATCTGGCTGCGCTTCGTCGCCGCGCAGATGGAGCCCGCGGTGTTCGACACCACCAGCGTCGACTTTCCGCTTCCAGCGGCCGACGGCAAGACCTATCTGTTCCGCGCGAATGGCTCGGTGATGAAGTTCGATGGCTTCACGCGACTCTACCGGGAGGCGCGCGAAGAGGGCGACCACCAGGCGCTGGACGATCTGGATCCGCTGCCTGCGCTCCACGAGGGAGAGGTCTGCGACCTGCGCGAGCTGGTGCCCGCTCAGCACTTTACCCAGCCGCCTCCGCGCTACAGCGAGGCGAGCCTGGTCAAGCAGCTGGAAAAGCTCGGGATCGGACGGCCCTCGACCTACGCGTCCATCCTTTCGACCATTCGCGACCGCGGCTACGCGGAGATGGAGAAGCGCCGGTTCCACCCCACGGCTCTCGGCGAGACGGTGGCAGACGTGCTGGTGGAGCTGTTCCCCAGGCTGTTCGCCGTCGATTTCACCAGCCGACTGGAGGCCGAGCTCGACCGCATCGAGGACGGCGAGCTGGACTGGCGAGGCGTGCTGGGGGAGTTCTACGGGCCGTTTGCACAGGCGCTGCAGTCGGGCGAGGTGCGCGCGGAGGACGTCGTCCGGGAGGTGGTCGCGGGCGACGCCAAGGACTGCGAGGTGTGCGGCCGCGAAATGGTCGTTCGCTGGAATCGATTCGGGCGTTTCCTGGGCTGTTCGGGATACCCCGATTGCAGCCACACCGAGTCGTTGGACGGCGAACGATCCGAGCCGCAGCCGACGGGCGAGCAGTGTCCCGAGTGCGGCAGCGACCTGGTGGAGCGCCAGGGCCGCATGGGTGCGTTCATCGGCTGCTCCAACTATCCCACGTGCAAGTACACCAAGCCGCGCACGATTCCGGGGCTCACGTGCCCCAAGTGCGGAGAGGGAGATGTCGCCGAGAAGCGTACGCGCCGCGGTAAGTCGTTCTGGGGCTGCGCGCGCTATCCGGAGTGCGACTGGTCGACGTGGGACAAACCCGTCCCGGGCCCGTGTACGGTGTGCGGACACGCGCTGGTGAACGAGAAGACCACGAAGGCCAAGGGGACGTTCATCCATTGCCCGCAGTGCAAGTCCGAAATGGACCCCGCTCAGTTCGAGGCCGAGCGCGCGGAGGCGGCTACCGCCGAGGGATGA
- the trmFO gene encoding methylenetetrahydrofolate--tRNA-(uracil(54)-C(5))-methyltransferase (FADH(2)-oxidizing) TrmFO — translation MVSSIRVLGGGLAGCEAAWRLARSGHDVELWEMRPVRATPAHRSDALAELVCTNSFKSTDTTNAHGLLKAEMRVLGSILLDAAEESRVPAGTALAVDRGLFAAAMTRRIEGHGRIEIVRKEATEVPPGPTIVATGPLTSDALSASIVRLLGDEGLAFYDSIAPIVAQDSIDLSVAFYGSRWGKGDGDDYLNCPLDRDRYERLIDAIAEADTYAGHDWENVPFFEGCLPVEEMVRRGADTLRFGPMKPVGLPDPRTGRRAHAVVQLRREDRAGQMWNMVGFQTRLRTGEQRRVFRLIPGLENAEFLRTGSIHRNTYLNFPERLTAYGAPRGRPDVIIAGQLTGVEGYTESAASGILAGINMDRVARGLAPTVPPATTMLGGLYRFLAQASPKEFQPMNSNFGLLEPLQERIRDKKARRARLAERALADMVAWAQEIGVDVRSGDASGSTILPRTAGAGS, via the coding sequence ATCGTGAGCTCGATCCGAGTTCTCGGTGGCGGTCTCGCGGGCTGCGAGGCTGCCTGGAGGTTGGCGCGGTCCGGGCACGATGTGGAGTTGTGGGAGATGCGTCCGGTGCGGGCCACCCCGGCGCACCGCAGCGACGCGCTCGCCGAGTTGGTGTGCACGAACTCGTTCAAAAGCACCGACACGACCAACGCGCACGGGCTGCTCAAGGCCGAAATGCGCGTGCTCGGGTCGATCCTGCTCGACGCCGCCGAGGAGTCCAGGGTACCGGCCGGGACCGCGCTGGCGGTCGATCGGGGGTTGTTCGCCGCGGCCATGACGCGGCGCATCGAAGGCCACGGGCGTATCGAGATCGTACGTAAGGAGGCCACCGAGGTGCCGCCCGGACCCACGATCGTAGCCACCGGGCCGCTCACCTCCGATGCGCTGTCGGCGTCGATCGTGCGGCTGCTCGGGGACGAGGGGCTGGCCTTCTACGACTCCATCGCGCCGATCGTGGCGCAAGACTCCATCGATCTGAGCGTCGCCTTCTACGGGTCCCGGTGGGGCAAGGGCGATGGCGACGACTACCTCAACTGTCCGCTGGACCGGGATCGGTACGAGCGGCTCATCGACGCCATCGCCGAGGCGGACACGTACGCCGGCCACGACTGGGAAAACGTGCCCTTCTTCGAGGGCTGCCTGCCGGTGGAGGAGATGGTGCGGCGCGGCGCCGACACGCTCCGTTTCGGTCCCATGAAGCCGGTGGGACTGCCGGACCCGCGCACGGGCCGGCGCGCGCATGCCGTCGTACAGTTGCGCCGCGAGGACCGCGCGGGGCAGATGTGGAACATGGTGGGCTTCCAGACCCGGCTGCGCACGGGCGAGCAGCGTCGGGTCTTTCGCCTGATCCCGGGGCTGGAGAACGCAGAATTCCTGCGCACCGGCTCGATCCACCGCAACACCTACCTCAACTTCCCGGAGCGCCTCACCGCTTACGGGGCTCCGCGTGGCCGGCCGGACGTGATCATCGCCGGACAGCTCACGGGCGTGGAGGGCTACACCGAGTCGGCGGCCAGCGGCATTCTCGCGGGCATCAACATGGATCGCGTGGCGCGCGGCCTCGCTCCGACCGTGCCACCGGCGACCACCATGCTCGGCGGCCTTTATCGCTTTCTGGCGCAGGCGAGCCCGAAGGAGTTCCAGCCGATGAACTCCAACTTCGGTCTGCTGGAGCCGCTCCAGGAGCGCATCCGCGACAAGAAGGCCCGCCGGGCGCGCCTCGCCGAGCGCGCGCTGGCCGACATGGTCGCCTGGGCGCAGGAGATCGGCGTCGACGTCCGCTCGGGCGACGCTTCGGGCTCGACGATTCTGCCCCGCACCGCAGGCGCGGGGTCGTGA
- a CDS encoding tyrosine recombinase XerC, translated as MSGTGPDPARSPHVQRYLRYLEDGRQLSPHTVAAYRRDLDELVAFLSGHLASGWSWRDVGRNDLRAFTAELSRRGLARRTIARKLSSARAFFRHLHREGLLDVNPARSVRAPKVEKTLPAWLGRSDVQRLFAVVEARGAEGGFNATRDHAMVEVLYSSGLRLAELRGLDVGAVDLLADQVRVLGKGRKERIVPLGGAAVRALRRYEARWNEVMSVCPEGDRDALFVSGNGRRLSARRIQQIVRAFLDQVAEGSGLTTHSLRHSFATHLLDAGADLMAVKELLGHASLSTTRIYTHTSTERLKRVYDDAHPRA; from the coding sequence GTGAGCGGGACCGGGCCCGATCCGGCGCGCTCGCCGCACGTCCAGCGTTACCTGCGGTACCTGGAGGATGGCCGGCAGCTGAGCCCCCACACCGTGGCCGCGTACAGGCGCGACCTGGATGAGCTGGTCGCTTTTCTGTCCGGCCACCTGGCGTCCGGCTGGTCGTGGCGCGACGTGGGCAGGAACGACCTGCGCGCCTTCACCGCGGAGCTGTCCAGGCGGGGCCTCGCCCGGCGCACCATCGCGCGCAAGCTGTCGTCCGCGCGGGCCTTCTTCCGGCACCTGCACAGGGAGGGCCTGCTGGACGTGAATCCCGCGCGCTCGGTGCGGGCGCCCAAGGTGGAGAAGACCCTCCCGGCCTGGCTCGGGCGGTCCGACGTGCAGCGGCTGTTCGCCGTGGTGGAGGCTCGCGGCGCGGAGGGGGGCTTCAACGCCACGCGGGATCACGCCATGGTCGAGGTGCTATACTCGAGCGGGTTGCGGCTGGCCGAGCTGAGGGGGCTGGATGTGGGGGCGGTGGACCTCCTGGCCGACCAGGTGCGGGTGCTCGGGAAGGGTCGCAAGGAGCGCATTGTTCCGCTGGGCGGGGCCGCCGTCCGGGCGCTCCGGCGTTACGAGGCCCGGTGGAACGAGGTCATGTCCGTGTGCCCCGAAGGCGACCGGGACGCGCTGTTCGTCTCCGGGAACGGCCGCCGGCTTTCGGCTCGCCGCATACAACAGATCGTGCGGGCCTTTCTGGACCAGGTCGCTGAGGGCTCGGGCCTCACGACGCACTCGCTTCGGCACAGCTTCGCGACTCACCTGCTCGACGCGGGAGCCGATCTGATGGCGGTCAAGGAACTGCTCGGACACGCCTCCCTCTCCACCACGCGCATCTACACGCACACGTCCACCGAGCGCCTCAAGCGAGTCTACGACGACGCGCATCCCCGCGCCTGA
- the hslV gene encoding ATP-dependent protease subunit HslV, with product MNTSIHATTVVAARRDGRLALGGDGQVTLGDTVLKGSAQKVRRLRDGRILAGFAGSVADAFTLFEKFEEKLERYPANLPKAAVELAKDWRTDRYLRRLEALLIVADAKHMFVIGGDGNVIEPDDDVVAIGSGGAYALAAARALQSHSDLAAAGIVHRSLEIAADICIYTNQQITVLELE from the coding sequence ATGAACACGAGCATACACGCGACGACCGTGGTCGCCGCCCGAAGAGACGGCCGACTCGCGCTGGGTGGCGACGGACAGGTGACGCTGGGCGACACCGTGCTGAAGGGCTCCGCGCAGAAGGTGAGGCGTTTGCGCGACGGCAGGATCCTGGCCGGGTTCGCGGGGTCGGTGGCCGACGCCTTCACCCTGTTCGAGAAGTTCGAGGAAAAACTGGAGCGCTATCCGGCGAACCTGCCCAAGGCCGCGGTCGAGCTGGCCAAGGACTGGCGCACGGACCGGTACCTGCGCCGGCTGGAGGCTCTCCTGATCGTGGCCGACGCCAAGCACATGTTCGTGATCGGGGGCGACGGCAACGTGATCGAGCCCGACGACGACGTGGTCGCCATCGGTAGCGGCGGAGCCTACGCGCTGGCCGCGGCGCGAGCGCTGCAGTCGCACTCCGACCTGGCCGCCGCCGGCATCGTGCATCGATCGCTCGAAATCGCCGCCGACATCTGCATCTACACGAACCAGCAGATCACCGTGCTGGAGTTGGAATAG
- the hslU gene encoding ATP-dependent protease ATPase subunit HslU, with protein sequence MDPKDSIDIEGGGVGVEAQSADGGAQTAAPPELPWLDELSPRQIVAELDKYIVGQDAAKKAVAIALRNRWRRQQVEQELRGEIAPNNIIMIGPTGVGKTEIARRLARLAGAPFVKVEASKFTEVGYVGRDVESIVRDLVDVGVNLVRDEREAEVEELAANRVEERVLDLLLPPTPPVPAHEAAAEADVQEPLPDATAGERPATPFIVNSTGAIRRRDLDGQAGPEDPNLERRKRTREKLRGLLRDGKLEERYLDLEVQQSLPIDNMMIPMGGVEGMDFNFTEMLQDMLPRKKKRRSVTVAEARRIVMQEELDKLVDMDEVVNEALLRVEEMGIVFIDEIDKVAGERGGHGPDVSREGVQRDLLPIVEGSTVGTKYGLVRTDHILFIAAGAFHVAKPSDMIPELQGRFPIRVELSALGEEDFVRILSEPRNALLRQYEALAGTEGAKLEFTEDGVNEIARVAADVNERMENIGARRLHTVLTTLLEDLLFDLPEVEHDRLRIDAETVRDRLKAIVEDDDLRRYIL encoded by the coding sequence ATGGACCCCAAGGATTCGATCGACATCGAAGGCGGCGGCGTCGGGGTAGAGGCGCAGTCCGCCGACGGCGGAGCCCAGACGGCCGCCCCCCCCGAGCTGCCCTGGCTCGATGAGCTCAGCCCGCGCCAGATAGTCGCGGAGCTGGACAAGTACATCGTGGGACAGGACGCGGCCAAGAAGGCCGTGGCCATCGCGCTCCGCAACCGCTGGCGGCGCCAGCAGGTCGAACAGGAGCTACGCGGCGAAATAGCGCCCAACAACATCATCATGATCGGGCCGACGGGCGTGGGGAAGACCGAAATCGCCAGGCGGCTCGCGCGCCTCGCCGGAGCTCCTTTCGTGAAGGTGGAGGCTTCCAAGTTCACCGAAGTGGGCTACGTGGGGCGCGACGTCGAGTCCATCGTGCGCGACCTCGTCGACGTGGGCGTCAATCTGGTGCGCGACGAGCGCGAGGCGGAGGTGGAGGAGCTGGCCGCCAATCGCGTCGAGGAACGCGTCCTCGACCTGCTCCTGCCTCCGACGCCGCCTGTCCCGGCCCACGAGGCCGCCGCCGAGGCGGACGTCCAGGAGCCGCTGCCGGACGCGACCGCCGGTGAGCGCCCGGCGACTCCCTTCATCGTCAACTCTACGGGTGCCATCCGGCGCCGCGATTTGGACGGACAGGCGGGGCCGGAGGATCCCAACCTGGAGCGGCGCAAACGGACCCGCGAGAAACTGCGCGGCCTGCTCCGGGACGGGAAGCTGGAGGAGCGCTACCTGGATCTCGAAGTTCAGCAGTCGCTGCCGATCGACAACATGATGATCCCGATGGGCGGCGTCGAAGGCATGGACTTCAACTTCACCGAAATGCTGCAGGACATGCTGCCCAGAAAGAAGAAGCGGCGCAGCGTGACGGTGGCCGAGGCGCGGCGCATCGTGATGCAGGAAGAGCTCGACAAGCTCGTCGACATGGACGAGGTGGTGAACGAAGCTCTGCTGCGCGTGGAGGAAATGGGCATCGTCTTCATCGACGAGATAGACAAGGTCGCCGGCGAGCGCGGCGGGCACGGGCCGGACGTGAGCAGGGAAGGGGTGCAGCGAGACCTGCTGCCCATCGTCGAGGGCAGCACGGTCGGTACCAAGTACGGCCTCGTGCGCACCGACCACATCCTGTTCATCGCGGCCGGCGCTTTCCACGTGGCCAAGCCCAGCGACATGATTCCGGAGTTGCAGGGACGCTTCCCCATTCGGGTCGAATTGTCGGCGCTCGGCGAGGAGGACTTCGTGAGAATCCTCTCCGAGCCGCGCAACGCGTTGTTGCGCCAGTACGAAGCGCTCGCCGGCACGGAGGGCGCCAAGCTGGAGTTTACCGAGGACGGCGTGAACGAAATCGCGCGCGTGGCCGCCGACGTGAACGAGCGCATGGAGAACATCGGCGCGCGCCGTCTGCACACCGTGCTCACGACGCTCTTGGAGGACCTCCTGTTCGATCTGCCCGAGGTGGAGCACGATCGCCTCAGGATCGACGCGGAAACGGTGCGCGACCGGCTCAAGGCGATCGTCGAGGACGACGATCTGCGACGCTACATTCTGTAG
- the argF gene encoding ornithine carbamoyltransferase has translation MHATRHFLAVPDLTREELYDVLALAHDLKAGHRRDRPLAGRTLGMIFTKSSTRTRVSFEAGMFQLGGHALFLSARDIQLGRGEPIRDTARVLSRYLDGIMIRTFDHEDVRELAKYASVPVVNGLSDLLHPCQLLADLMTMQEQLGQDLAGKRVAWIGDGNNMANSWLNTAARLGFELRIACPQGYEPDAIVLQRARAATSVKLTGDPLEAAAGAHVITTDVWASMGREEEVAERAGAFAGFRVDEELMLKADAEAIFLHCLPAHRGEEVTEGVFEGPQSFVFDEAENRLHAQKALLIRLMGDEGDRLSPSAAREATSAMTSGAR, from the coding sequence ATGCACGCTACTCGGCATTTTCTCGCCGTACCGGACCTGACGCGGGAAGAGCTGTACGACGTCCTCGCGCTGGCGCACGATTTGAAGGCCGGCCACCGCAGGGACAGGCCCCTGGCCGGTCGTACCCTCGGCATGATCTTCACCAAGAGCTCTACCCGGACGCGGGTGTCGTTCGAGGCCGGCATGTTCCAACTCGGCGGCCACGCGCTGTTCCTGTCCGCGCGCGATATCCAGCTTGGGCGCGGCGAGCCCATCCGGGACACCGCTCGTGTGCTGTCGCGATACCTGGACGGGATCATGATCCGTACGTTCGATCACGAGGACGTGCGCGAGCTCGCGAAGTACGCGTCCGTCCCAGTGGTGAACGGGCTCTCCGACCTGCTGCACCCCTGCCAGCTCCTGGCGGACTTGATGACCATGCAGGAGCAACTGGGACAGGATCTCGCCGGCAAGCGTGTGGCGTGGATCGGCGACGGCAACAACATGGCCAATTCCTGGCTGAACACCGCGGCACGGCTCGGCTTCGAGCTGCGCATCGCGTGCCCTCAGGGATACGAGCCCGACGCGATCGTGCTGCAGCGCGCGCGCGCGGCCACGTCGGTCAAGTTGACGGGCGACCCGCTGGAAGCGGCGGCCGGAGCGCACGTGATTACGACCGACGTGTGGGCGTCGATGGGCAGGGAGGAGGAAGTCGCCGAGCGCGCCGGGGCGTTCGCCGGTTTCCGGGTGGACGAGGAGTTGATGCTGAAAGCGGATGCCGAAGCGATCTTCCTGCACTGCCTACCCGCCCACCGCGGAGAAGAGGTGACCGAGGGCGTGTTCGAGGGCCCGCAGTCGTTCGTCTTCGACGAAGCCGAGAACCGGTTGCACGCGCAAAAAGCACTGCTGATCAGGCTCATGGGAGACGAGGGAGACCGCCTGTCCCCAAGCGCCGCCAGGGAAGCGACCTCGGCCATGACGAGCGGAGCCCGGTGA
- the gcvT gene encoding glycine cleavage system aminomethyltransferase GcvT → MQTADQGLRATPLDAEHARLGAKMVPFAGYSMPVHYSTGIVAEHNAVRTAAGLFDVSHMGELYVSGPGALALIQYVSTNDASALDVGQAQYTALCREDGGVLDDCLVYRLSDAYLIVVNASNLDKDREWIRGHAAAFEVAIDDRSERTALLALQGPRAAEILASITTVDLDAVGYYRFAEGAVGGRPALVARTGYTGEDGFELYVANEDAAAVWRALLEKGSAAGLLPAGLGARDSLRLEVGYALYGNDLDEEHTAIESGLGWVVKPDKGDFVGRDALVREKAEGAVRRLVGFRLSERGIPRPGYPLQVGEEVVGRVTSGVHSPSLGCGVGLGYVAREHAAKGALIDVIIRGKPVPAEIERPPFYKDGSIRR, encoded by the coding sequence ATGCAGACCGCGGACCAGGGCCTGCGCGCGACACCGCTCGACGCCGAGCACGCCCGCCTGGGGGCGAAGATGGTGCCGTTCGCGGGCTACTCGATGCCTGTGCACTACTCCACCGGGATCGTCGCCGAGCACAACGCGGTGCGGACCGCGGCCGGGCTGTTCGACGTCTCGCACATGGGGGAGTTGTACGTGAGCGGGCCCGGCGCCCTGGCGTTGATCCAGTACGTGTCGACCAACGATGCCAGCGCGCTGGACGTGGGCCAGGCGCAGTACACGGCGCTGTGCCGGGAAGACGGGGGGGTGCTGGACGACTGCCTCGTGTACAGGCTCTCCGACGCCTATCTGATCGTCGTCAACGCCTCCAACCTGGACAAGGACCGCGAGTGGATCCGGGGGCACGCGGCGGCCTTCGAGGTGGCCATCGACGACCGGTCGGAGCGCACGGCGCTGCTCGCCCTGCAGGGTCCCAGGGCGGCGGAGATCCTGGCTTCCATCACGACGGTCGATCTGGACGCGGTGGGATACTACCGCTTCGCCGAGGGGGCGGTGGGCGGACGGCCGGCGCTGGTCGCCCGGACCGGCTATACCGGCGAGGATGGCTTCGAGCTGTACGTGGCCAACGAAGACGCTGCCGCGGTCTGGCGCGCGTTGCTCGAGAAGGGCTCGGCGGCCGGGTTGCTACCCGCCGGCCTCGGAGCGCGCGATTCGCTACGCCTGGAAGTCGGCTACGCGCTGTACGGCAACGACCTGGACGAAGAGCACACGGCCATCGAGTCGGGCTTGGGCTGGGTCGTGAAGCCGGACAAAGGCGATTTCGTCGGCCGAGACGCGCTGGTGAGGGAGAAAGCGGAGGGAGCCGTGCGCCGGCTGGTCGGCTTTCGCCTGAGCGAACGGGGCATACCGCGGCCGGGCTACCCCCTTCAAGTGGGCGAAGAGGTGGTCGGCCGGGTCACGAGCGGCGTACACTCGCCGTCCCTCGGCTGCGGCGTTGGGTTGGGGTACGTGGCGCGCGAGCACGCCGCGAAGGGAGCCCTGATCGACGTGATCATTCGCGGCAAGCCGGTGCCCGCCGAAATCGAGCGGCCGCCGTTCTACAAGGACGGGTCCATCAGGCGGTGA